Proteins co-encoded in one Streptococcus parauberis NCFD 2020 genomic window:
- a CDS encoding PTS sugar transporter subunit IIB: MTIIAARIDGRLIHGQVANLWTTKLNISRIMVVDNDIVNSDLEKTALKLATPTGVKLSVLNEEKAANNITAGKYDSQRLMIVAKSPDRFLHLIEAGVPITELNVGNMSQTSETRSVTRSVNVVDKDIQDFDAIKAKGVKLIAQMVPGDSPADFMTLLNKVR, from the coding sequence ATGACAATAATTGCAGCCCGTATTGATGGAAGACTGATTCATGGTCAAGTCGCAAATTTATGGACAACAAAGTTAAACATTAGCCGAATCATGGTCGTTGATAATGATATTGTGAATAGTGATTTAGAAAAAACAGCTCTTAAGTTAGCTACACCAACTGGTGTTAAATTATCAGTTTTAAATGAGGAAAAAGCAGCTAACAATATTACTGCTGGTAAATATGATTCTCAACGTTTGATGATTGTTGCTAAAAGTCCTGATCGTTTTTTACACCTAATTGAAGCGGGGGTTCCGATTACTGAACTAAATGTTGGAAACATGTCTCAAACTTCAGAAACGCGCTCAGTTACTAGATCAGTTAATGTTGTCGATAAAGATATTCAAGACTTCGATGCAATTAAAGCAAAAGGTGTTAAATTAATTGCACAAATGGTACCTGGCGATAGTCCAGCAGACTTTATGACCTTACTAAATAAAGTAAGATAA
- a CDS encoding tagatose-6-phosphate kinase, whose amino-acid sequence MILTITLNPSIDISYPLESFHLDTVNRVEEASKTAGGKGLNVSRVLSEVNQDILATGFIGGRLGQFLTEQLDQSQIKNHFYPIAGETRNCIAILHEGMQTEILESGPTITTKEAKGFLDHLKLVGNGAEVITISGSLPKGLDNNFYEYILEWGNGHHKQVVLDCSGAPLMAVLKGAYKPTVIKPNLEELEGLIGQKVTDDDDSIKTVLSVDLFKGIEWVIVSLGSKGAFAKHNDKFYRVTIPKIQTTNPVGSGDSTVAGIAWALSSKDDDNTLLKKCNVLGMLNAQEAMTGHVNMDNYEILYSQIRVEEV is encoded by the coding sequence ATGATTTTAACAATAACACTCAATCCCTCAATTGATATCTCATATCCTCTAGAAAGCTTTCATTTAGATACTGTCAATCGTGTAGAAGAGGCAAGTAAAACAGCTGGCGGGAAAGGCCTAAACGTTAGTCGTGTTCTCTCAGAAGTTAATCAAGATATATTAGCTACGGGGTTTATTGGTGGCAGACTTGGACAGTTTTTAACAGAGCAATTAGATCAGTCACAGATAAAAAATCACTTTTATCCCATAGCTGGTGAAACCAGAAATTGTATTGCTATCTTACATGAGGGAATGCAAACAGAGATTCTTGAAAGTGGACCAACAATTACCACGAAAGAAGCTAAAGGCTTTCTCGACCATTTGAAACTAGTGGGTAATGGGGCTGAGGTAATTACCATTTCTGGTAGCTTACCCAAAGGTTTAGATAATAATTTTTATGAATATATTCTAGAATGGGGAAACGGTCATCACAAGCAAGTCGTCCTTGATTGCTCAGGTGCACCACTCATGGCTGTATTAAAAGGTGCTTACAAGCCAACTGTGATAAAACCAAATCTTGAAGAATTAGAAGGTTTAATAGGACAGAAGGTAACAGACGATGATGACAGTATAAAAACTGTATTATCAGTTGACTTATTTAAAGGTATCGAATGGGTCATTGTTTCATTAGGTTCCAAAGGAGCTTTTGCCAAACACAATGATAAGTTTTACCGGGTTACCATTCCCAAAATACAAACCACGAACCCTGTAGGTTCAGGAGATTCTACAGTTGCAGGTATTGCTTGGGCACTATCAAGTAAAGATGATGATAACACTTTGCTTAAGAAATGCAATGTCCTAGGTATGTTGAACGCCCAAGAAGCCATGACCGGTCATGTAAATATGGACAACTATGAAATACTATATAGTCAAATCAGAGTAGAAGAGGTATAG
- the lacD gene encoding tagatose-bisphosphate aldolase, whose protein sequence is MTLTPNKKQYLEKLSKDGIISALAFDQRGALKRMMAAHQTEEPSVEQMEALKVMVSEELTPYASSILLDPEYGLPATKVKAEEAGLLLAYEKTGYDTTTTSRLPDCLVEWSAKRIKEAGADAVKFLLYYDVDGDDDVNLQKKAYIERIGSECQAEDIPFFLEILTYDEKITDNGSVDFAKVKAHKVNEAMKVFSDDRFGIDVLKVEVPVNMKYVEGFAQGEVVYSKEEAAQAFEDQEAASHLPYIYLSAGVSAELFQETLVFASESGAKFNGVLCGRATWSGSVPVYIEKGENAARQWLRTEGFKNIDELNEVLEKTASPWTEKLK, encoded by the coding sequence ATGACATTAACACCAAACAAAAAACAGTATTTAGAAAAATTAAGTAAAGATGGAATCATCTCAGCCTTAGCTTTTGACCAACGTGGCGCCTTAAAACGAATGATGGCAGCTCATCAAACAGAAGAACCAAGTGTTGAACAAATGGAAGCCTTGAAAGTGATGGTCTCAGAAGAATTGACACCTTACGCCTCTTCAATTTTGTTGGACCCAGAATATGGCTTACCTGCGACAAAAGTCAAAGCTGAAGAAGCTGGACTACTCTTAGCCTATGAAAAAACAGGCTATGATACGACAACGACGAGTCGCTTACCAGACTGTCTTGTTGAGTGGTCGGCAAAACGGATTAAAGAAGCAGGAGCGGACGCTGTAAAATTCTTACTTTACTATGATGTGGATGGCGATGACGATGTCAACTTGCAGAAGAAAGCTTACATCGAACGGATTGGATCTGAATGTCAAGCCGAAGACATTCCATTTTTCCTTGAAATCTTAACTTATGATGAAAAGATTACAGATAATGGCAGTGTCGACTTTGCCAAAGTCAAGGCTCATAAAGTAAATGAAGCAATGAAAGTCTTCTCGGATGACCGTTTTGGAATTGATGTCCTCAAAGTCGAAGTGCCTGTCAACATGAAGTATGTCGAAGGCTTTGCCCAAGGAGAAGTGGTTTATAGCAAAGAAGAAGCAGCTCAGGCCTTTGAGGACCAAGAAGCTGCTAGTCACCTTCCATACATTTACCTAAGCGCTGGGGTATCAGCAGAGCTATTCCAAGAAACTTTAGTCTTTGCATCTGAATCGGGAGCTAAATTCAATGGTGTCCTCTGTGGCCGTGCAACCTGGTCAGGATCTGTGCCAGTCTACATCGAAAAGGGAGAAAATGCGGCGCGTCAATGGCTCCGCACAGAAGGATTCAAGAACATTGATGAATTAAATGAAGTCCTTGAAAAAACAGCAAGTCCTTGGACTGAGAAGTTAAAATAA
- a CDS encoding SIS domain-containing protein, with the protein MFQLSSDTLKTMGAEITTREIKQEPELWQETFDNYLKEKEEISSFLKKIIESANSKKIKVIFTGAGTSEYVGNTICSYLQTNGDRGNYLFYSIASTDLVASPQNFLYPEDTVLLVSFARSGNSPESVAAVNLVNQFVPNAYHLAITCAKDGQLAVRGKEMPKNHYVFLMPERSNDAGFAMTGSFSCMLFAALLIFDQSLSIDDKKLNLKAMASMAKNVIKREDEIQSYVNLDFNRLVYLGSGSLAGLTKEAQLKILELTAGKIATIFDSSMGFRHGPKSFVNEKTLLFDFVNNHPYTRQYDLDILEEVDADQIALKTIAVAQKGEVNFSGETFELTSDVQLADAYLALPMIVFAQTLALLTSIKVKNLPDTPSSTGTVNRVVKGVIIHDYHK; encoded by the coding sequence ATGTTTCAATTATCAAGTGACACTTTAAAAACTATGGGAGCTGAAATCACTACTCGTGAAATAAAACAAGAACCAGAACTTTGGCAAGAGACCTTTGATAATTATCTTAAAGAAAAGGAAGAAATTTCTTCTTTTTTAAAAAAGATAATTGAAAGCGCTAACAGTAAAAAAATTAAAGTTATTTTTACTGGAGCTGGAACATCTGAATATGTTGGAAATACTATTTGTTCTTATCTTCAAACCAATGGGGATCGAGGAAATTATTTATTCTATAGTATTGCATCAACTGACTTAGTGGCGTCTCCACAAAATTTTCTTTATCCTGAAGACACAGTTCTTCTTGTTTCTTTTGCTCGAAGTGGTAATAGCCCAGAAAGTGTTGCAGCTGTAAATTTAGTGAATCAATTTGTTCCAAATGCATACCATTTAGCGATAACTTGTGCTAAAGATGGTCAATTAGCTGTTCGTGGAAAAGAGATGCCTAAAAACCATTATGTCTTTTTAATGCCAGAAAGATCAAATGATGCAGGATTTGCTATGACAGGTAGTTTTAGTTGCATGTTGTTTGCTGCTCTCTTAATTTTTGACCAATCCTTATCCATTGATGATAAAAAATTAAATTTAAAGGCAATGGCTTCAATGGCAAAAAATGTCATTAAGCGAGAAGATGAAATTCAATCTTATGTCAATCTTGATTTTAACCGCCTTGTTTATTTAGGTTCTGGAAGTTTGGCAGGACTTACGAAAGAAGCACAGTTAAAAATTTTAGAATTGACAGCTGGAAAGATTGCTACAATTTTTGATTCATCGATGGGATTTAGACACGGACCAAAATCATTTGTAAATGAGAAAACCTTACTTTTTGATTTTGTAAATAATCATCCATATACCAGACAGTATGACCTTGATATTTTGGAAGAAGTAGATGCTGATCAGATTGCCTTAAAAACTATTGCAGTTGCTCAAAAAGGTGAAGTTAACTTTTCAGGAGAAACATTTGAACTAACCTCAGATGTACAGTTAGCTGATGCTTATTTGGCTTTACCAATGATCGTATTTGCACAAACATTAGCCTTATTAACATCTATTAAGGTGAAAAATTTACCGGATACTCCTTCATCAACCGGTACAGTTAATCGTGTTGTAAAAGGTGTTATTATCCATGACTACCACAAATGA
- a CDS encoding GntR family transcriptional regulator, translating into MLTIKKPKYQIIKEDLSNLILSQHYKRGDRFFTESELIEKYQVSSITVIRALKELEKEGYITRKQGLGTFIENTTKDRLVHFSYNSPTRNLQEEIQVLSLTKGNNPTYLKQLGLHKSEFYYTLCRKRLIDGQPYLYQESYIPHDFILNPEADLSVYNSLYNRFFVDYNIQMAKQPFSQKTDIKLECPSIVRDFFKLASREPCVRQIKVTRHQQTGRILEYALVYKHWKFFSTEIQSSHF; encoded by the coding sequence ATGTTAACAATCAAAAAACCAAAATATCAAATAATTAAAGAAGATTTGTCTAATCTAATCTTGTCACAGCATTATAAACGAGGGGATCGCTTTTTTACTGAATCTGAATTAATAGAGAAATACCAAGTGAGCTCCATTACTGTTATCAGAGCACTTAAGGAATTAGAAAAAGAAGGTTATATTACACGAAAACAAGGGTTAGGTACCTTTATTGAAAATACAACTAAAGATCGGTTAGTCCATTTTTCATACAATTCTCCAACAAGAAATCTTCAAGAAGAAATTCAAGTTCTCAGTCTGACCAAAGGCAACAACCCTACCTACTTGAAACAATTAGGACTTCATAAATCTGAATTTTATTACACCCTCTGTCGGAAACGTTTGATTGATGGACAACCCTATCTATATCAAGAATCTTATATCCCGCATGATTTCATCTTGAATCCAGAAGCAGATCTATCTGTCTACAATTCCCTATATAATCGTTTTTTTGTTGATTATAATATTCAAATGGCCAAACAGCCCTTCTCCCAAAAAACAGATATCAAATTAGAATGTCCATCTATTGTTAGAGATTTCTTTAAACTTGCAAGTCGTGAGCCGTGTGTTCGTCAAATTAAAGTTACACGACATCAACAAACTGGTCGTATTCTAGAATATGCTCTTGTCTATAAACATTGGAAATTCTTTTCAACTGAAATTCAATCTAGTCATTTTTAA
- a CDS encoding PTS system mannose/fructose/sorbose family transporter subunit IID, which produces MTKSNYKLTKEDFKQVNKRSLFTFQLGWNYERMQGSSYLYMILPQLRKMYGDGTPELKEMMKTHTQFFNTSNFFHTIITGIDLALEENEGLEAKDAVNGIKTGLMGPFAPIGDSVFASLVPAIMGSIAASLAINGNPIGILLWISVTCLINIFRWKQLEIAYKEGTKLVTTMRDKLSSLVDAASVMGVFMVGALIATMINFKFIAAPKIGEKVINVQDLFDQIFPRLVPALFTGLIFWILGRKGMTPTKTIFMIIIFALLMSYFKVLGV; this is translated from the coding sequence ATGACGAAATCTAATTATAAATTAACTAAAGAGGATTTTAAGCAAGTTAATAAACGTAGTTTATTTACCTTCCAATTAGGTTGGAACTATGAGCGTATGCAAGGTTCCAGTTATCTTTATATGATTTTGCCCCAACTTCGTAAAATGTATGGAGATGGAACACCTGAATTAAAGGAAATGATGAAAACTCATACCCAATTCTTCAATACATCAAACTTTTTCCATACAATCATTACAGGTATTGATTTAGCTTTGGAAGAAAACGAAGGTTTGGAAGCAAAAGACGCTGTTAATGGTATTAAAACTGGCTTAATGGGACCATTTGCTCCAATTGGTGACTCAGTATTTGCATCATTAGTCCCTGCGATCATGGGATCAATTGCTGCATCATTAGCTATTAATGGTAATCCTATTGGAATTCTCCTTTGGATTTCTGTAACGTGCTTAATTAATATCTTCCGTTGGAAACAATTAGAAATCGCCTATAAAGAAGGTACAAAACTTGTAACAACTATGCGAGATAAATTATCTTCATTAGTTGATGCTGCGTCTGTTATGGGTGTCTTCATGGTTGGTGCTTTAATTGCTACAATGATTAACTTTAAATTTATTGCTGCACCAAAAATTGGTGAAAAAGTAATCAATGTTCAAGATTTATTTGATCAAATTTTCCCACGTCTTGTTCCTGCCTTATTTACAGGGTTAATTTTCTGGATTCTTGGAAGAAAAGGTATGACGCCGACAAAAACTATTTTTATGATTATCATCTTTGCTTTACTGATGTCATACTTTAAAGTATTAGGTGTGTAA
- a CDS encoding PTS mannose/fructose/sorbose/N-acetylgalactosamine transporter subunit IIC: MIQWWQILLLTLYSAYQICDELTVNTSAGSPVFAGLMAGIIMGDIKTGLWIGGSLQLMVLGVGTFGGASRIDATSGAILATAFSVSQGIKPELAISTIAVPVAALLVYTDILGRFSTTYFAHRIDKHVEDFNYKGIERNYLLGAIPWALSRALPVFLALALGGGFVKALVSGIGDIQWVADGLTLAGKMLPGLGFAILLHYLPVKRNLHYLGLGFAITAILTTIYTNLANAGTALATVSKGFDATPFKGLPMIGIAVIGAALATMHYKNHQVLAQPIEKQEVTISESGEIEDDEI; this comes from the coding sequence ATGATTCAATGGTGGCAAATTCTATTACTAACTCTTTATTCTGCATATCAGATTTGTGATGAGTTAACTGTCAATACTTCAGCAGGATCACCTGTATTTGCAGGTTTGATGGCAGGTATCATTATGGGTGACATCAAGACAGGTTTGTGGATTGGTGGTAGCTTACAATTAATGGTACTGGGAGTTGGAACTTTTGGTGGTGCATCTCGTATAGATGCGACATCTGGTGCTATTTTAGCAACTGCCTTCTCAGTATCACAAGGTATCAAACCAGAGCTTGCAATATCAACAATTGCCGTACCAGTAGCAGCTTTATTAGTTTACACTGACATTTTAGGTCGTTTCTCTACAACCTATTTTGCTCATCGCATTGATAAACATGTAGAGGATTTTAATTATAAAGGAATTGAACGTAATTATTTACTTGGAGCTATTCCTTGGGCATTATCTAGGGCATTACCAGTTTTCTTAGCATTAGCACTAGGGGGAGGATTTGTTAAAGCTTTAGTTTCAGGCATTGGTGATATTCAATGGGTTGCTGATGGTTTAACACTTGCTGGTAAAATGTTACCAGGTTTAGGGTTTGCTATCTTATTGCATTACTTACCAGTTAAACGTAATCTCCATTATCTAGGATTAGGTTTTGCAATAACTGCAATCTTAACAACTATTTATACTAACCTAGCAAATGCTGGAACTGCTCTAGCAACTGTCTCTAAAGGTTTTGATGCAACACCATTTAAAGGTCTTCCAATGATTGGTATTGCTGTAATTGGTGCAGCACTTGCAACAATGCATTACAAAAATCACCAAGTTCTAGCACAGCCAATTGAAAAACAAGAAGTAACAATTTCAGAAAGTGGGGAAATTGAAGATGACGAAATCTAA
- a CDS encoding glycoside hydrolase family 35 protein has translation MSTFTISDQFYMDGKPFKILSGSIHYFRIPKESWYHSLYNLKALGFNTVETYVPWNYHEAKEETYNFSDNHDLDFFLSQAQELGLYVLLRPSPYICAEWEFGGLPAWLLTKKVKVRSTDPNYLFYVNRYYDKLIPILKKHELANGGNIIMHQVENEYGSYGDEKAYLKALKTMMVEKGLQAPLFTSDGSWQAALSAGSLIDEDVLVTGNFGSRPQENFAALSLFLEDHGKKWPLMCMEFWDGWFNRYKEPIIKRDPQETVDTIMETIALGNINLYMFHGGSNFAFMNGCSARGKIDLPQVTSYDYDAILDEAGNPTKKYRLLQKSMQELFPNHDYHEPLVKETMEIKDIPLVNKVSLVSTLDKLSDVTKTYYPLNMEDLGQSTGYIFYRTKINKESAEVEKISLIDARDRVQIFQNNQWLATQYQEEVGQEVLINLEEENNLDLLIENMGRINYGPRLTAPSQSKGLGSGLIADLHFVGNWGIYPLPMDDISAIDYTNQWLPNTPAFYEFQFDCQDCQDTYIDMTGFGKGLVFINGKNLGRFWEVGPIVSLYLPKSYLITGNNKLTVFETEGKYRNKINLVKHPIIIYVKGENL, from the coding sequence ATGTCAACATTTACTATTTCCGATCAATTCTATATGGATGGTAAACCTTTTAAAATTTTATCTGGTTCGATTCATTATTTTAGAATACCAAAAGAATCTTGGTATCATTCACTTTATAATCTGAAAGCCCTTGGTTTTAATACTGTTGAAACCTATGTTCCATGGAATTATCATGAGGCAAAAGAAGAAACTTATAACTTTTCAGATAATCATGACCTAGATTTCTTTTTAAGTCAAGCCCAAGAACTAGGATTATATGTACTTCTTAGACCATCACCTTATATTTGTGCAGAATGGGAATTTGGTGGTTTACCCGCTTGGCTACTGACCAAAAAGGTTAAAGTACGATCAACGGATCCCAATTACCTTTTTTATGTGAATCGATACTATGACAAATTAATACCAATTCTTAAGAAGCATGAATTAGCTAATGGTGGTAACATCATTATGCATCAGGTAGAAAATGAGTATGGGTCATATGGTGATGAAAAAGCCTACTTGAAAGCTTTAAAAACGATGATGGTTGAAAAAGGTTTACAGGCTCCCTTATTTACATCAGATGGTTCATGGCAGGCAGCACTAAGTGCTGGAAGTTTAATTGACGAAGATGTTCTGGTTACCGGAAATTTTGGCTCCAGACCGCAAGAAAATTTTGCTGCCTTATCTTTATTTTTGGAAGACCATGGTAAAAAGTGGCCCTTGATGTGTATGGAATTCTGGGATGGTTGGTTCAATCGTTATAAAGAACCAATAATCAAAAGAGATCCTCAAGAGACTGTTGATACAATCATGGAAACGATAGCTCTGGGCAATATTAATTTATACATGTTCCATGGTGGTAGTAACTTTGCTTTTATGAATGGATGCTCTGCTAGAGGAAAGATTGATTTACCACAAGTTACTTCTTATGATTATGACGCAATATTGGACGAAGCTGGCAATCCAACAAAGAAATACCGACTATTGCAAAAGAGCATGCAAGAATTATTTCCCAATCATGATTATCATGAACCACTGGTGAAAGAAACAATGGAAATTAAGGATATTCCTTTAGTTAACAAAGTTTCTTTAGTTTCAACTCTTGACAAGCTTTCGGATGTCACGAAGACATATTACCCTCTTAATATGGAAGATCTTGGACAATCAACTGGTTACATTTTCTACCGTACAAAAATTAATAAAGAAAGTGCAGAAGTTGAAAAAATTTCTTTGATCGATGCTCGAGATCGCGTGCAGATTTTCCAAAATAATCAATGGCTAGCAACTCAATATCAAGAGGAAGTTGGTCAAGAAGTTTTGATAAACCTCGAAGAGGAAAATAATCTTGATTTGCTAATTGAAAATATGGGGCGCATTAATTATGGACCTCGACTTACAGCACCTAGTCAAAGTAAAGGTCTAGGAAGTGGATTGATTGCCGATCTTCATTTTGTAGGGAACTGGGGGATTTATCCGTTGCCTATGGATGACATTTCAGCTATTGATTATACGAATCAGTGGTTACCAAATACTCCGGCTTTCTATGAATTTCAATTTGACTGTCAAGATTGTCAGGATACTTATATTGATATGACAGGATTTGGAAAAGGCCTTGTGTTTATCAATGGCAAAAATTTAGGCAGATTTTGGGAAGTAGGTCCCATAGTAAGTCTTTATCTTCCAAAATCTTATTTAATAACTGGAAACAATAAGTTAACTGTTTTTGAAACAGAAGGTAAATATAGAAATAAAATAAATTTAGTAAAACATCCAATAATCATATATGTTAAAGGAGAAAACTTATGA